A region from the Marinobacter sp. SS13-12 genome encodes:
- the wecC gene encoding UDP-N-acetyl-D-mannosamine dehydrogenase — protein MLSDLKICIVGLGYIGLPSAALLANRGYYVQGVDISAEVVDTINQGDIHIIEPDLDLFVHSAVHSGHLSASLQPEPADIFILAVPTPFHDGFVPNIDYVLNATRAIAPVVKTGDLVILESTSPVGTTEKVAETLREDGVDTSAIYIAHCPERVLPGHIMRELVENDRIVGGITPEASENVAAFYRTFVTGEVLVTDARTAEMAKLTENSFRDVNIAFANELSLLSDKFGIDVWELIRLANRHPRVNILQPGTGVGGHCIAVDPWFIVHEGGDDARLIRSGREVNTRKTEWVVEKIKSLVSGFREQYGREPVVACMGLAFKPNIDDLRESPALWVFQQLISSGIQPLAVEPNLKEHASITLTPWKDAVGEADIVVYLVAHREFEKLEVAGQVLDFCGVTQA, from the coding sequence ATGCTATCTGACTTGAAAATTTGTATTGTCGGCCTTGGCTATATCGGTCTGCCGTCTGCTGCGCTGCTTGCTAACCGTGGTTACTACGTCCAGGGTGTAGATATATCGGCAGAGGTTGTGGACACCATAAATCAGGGCGATATCCACATTATCGAGCCTGATCTCGATTTGTTTGTTCATTCGGCAGTCCATTCTGGACATTTGAGTGCATCTTTGCAGCCCGAACCGGCTGATATTTTTATACTCGCTGTGCCCACTCCGTTCCATGACGGCTTTGTGCCCAACATTGACTATGTGTTGAATGCAACTCGCGCGATTGCACCAGTAGTCAAGACTGGGGATCTGGTGATTCTCGAATCTACATCCCCGGTGGGTACTACGGAAAAAGTTGCTGAAACATTGCGTGAGGATGGCGTGGATACCAGTGCCATTTATATAGCGCATTGCCCTGAGCGGGTTTTACCAGGCCATATTATGCGAGAGTTAGTTGAAAACGACCGTATCGTCGGAGGGATTACGCCGGAGGCCAGTGAAAATGTTGCAGCGTTCTATCGCACCTTCGTAACCGGTGAGGTTCTAGTAACCGATGCCCGTACCGCGGAGATGGCAAAACTGACAGAAAATAGCTTCCGTGATGTGAATATTGCTTTTGCTAACGAGCTGTCGCTGCTGAGTGATAAATTTGGCATTGATGTGTGGGAGCTGATTCGTCTGGCAAACCGCCATCCGAGGGTAAATATATTACAGCCCGGCACAGGTGTTGGTGGTCACTGCATAGCGGTAGACCCGTGGTTTATCGTTCATGAGGGCGGCGATGATGCTCGCCTGATCCGCTCCGGGCGGGAAGTGAACACTCGTAAGACTGAGTGGGTGGTTGAAAAGATTAAGTCGCTGGTGTCGGGTTTTCGTGAACAGTATGGCCGAGAGCCGGTAGTCGCCTGCATGGGGTTGGCGTTCAAACCAAACATTGATGACCTTCGCGAATCTCCGGCGCTGTGGGTGTTCCAGCAGTTGATATCCTCCGGTATCCAGCCGTTGGCGGTTGAGCCCAATCTTAAAGAACATGCGAGTATTACTTTGACGCCTTGGAAAGATGCCGTCGGTGAAGCCGATATTGTGGTTTATCTGGTGGCGCATCGTGAATTCGAGAAACTTGAAGTTGCTGGCCAGGTATTGGATTTCTGCGGGGTAACTCAAGCATGA
- a CDS encoding glycosyltransferase family 4 protein, with product MTVLLLSFYFKPDLSAGSFRNTALVDSLLEALPEGSEIHVVTTLPNRYSGFGAEAPEEEFSPELTVKRVRLPAHQSGMLDQSRAFLTYAKQVKAFVKGRNYDVVFASSSRLMTAVLGASVARKQGAPLYLDIRDIFVDTIKDVLPRKLSWLMRPVFSAMERWAVSKADRLNVVSAGFLPYFESRYPEVSKVVFTNGIDDEFLRVAPEVCVDKHRSSGGKAFRTKPVEVVYAGNMGEGQGLHNIVPELAKNLEGRAKFRLIGGGGRLRQLEDAISQADCTNVVIEPPVARAELIQIYQQADVLFLHLNDYDAFRKVLPSKLFEYGALGKPIWAGVAGYAAEFVNENLDNAAVFTPCDVAGAIEAFENLHIADEPRNEFVAQFARKAIMDEMARDLVALVSGDSKEQSTMSVEGHL from the coding sequence TTGACGGTTTTATTGCTCAGCTTTTATTTCAAACCGGATTTGTCTGCAGGCTCTTTCCGCAATACGGCGCTTGTCGACTCTTTGTTGGAGGCACTTCCCGAGGGCAGTGAAATTCATGTGGTCACCACGTTGCCGAACCGCTACTCGGGCTTCGGTGCGGAGGCTCCGGAAGAGGAATTTAGCCCAGAATTAACGGTAAAACGAGTGCGGCTGCCTGCCCATCAAAGTGGGATGCTGGATCAATCCCGCGCTTTTCTGACCTATGCCAAACAAGTGAAGGCCTTTGTTAAAGGGCGAAACTACGATGTGGTGTTTGCCAGTTCTTCCCGTTTGATGACAGCAGTATTGGGTGCATCTGTCGCACGAAAACAGGGCGCTCCACTTTATCTTGATATTCGGGATATTTTTGTCGATACAATTAAAGACGTTTTGCCCCGGAAACTGAGCTGGCTGATGAGGCCTGTATTCAGTGCGATGGAGCGATGGGCGGTGTCGAAAGCGGATCGGCTGAATGTCGTCTCAGCAGGTTTTTTGCCATATTTTGAGTCCCGCTACCCGGAAGTTTCAAAGGTGGTTTTTACTAACGGCATCGATGATGAGTTCTTGCGTGTTGCGCCGGAAGTCTGCGTTGATAAACATCGTTCTTCAGGTGGAAAAGCGTTTCGAACAAAACCGGTTGAAGTTGTGTATGCCGGCAATATGGGTGAGGGGCAGGGGCTTCATAATATTGTTCCCGAATTGGCCAAAAATCTGGAAGGCCGTGCCAAGTTTCGGTTGATCGGTGGCGGCGGGCGTTTACGGCAGCTGGAAGACGCTATCTCCCAGGCAGATTGTACCAATGTTGTAATCGAGCCCCCTGTTGCACGCGCAGAATTGATTCAAATATACCAACAGGCTGACGTGCTTTTCTTGCACCTTAACGACTACGACGCATTCCGTAAGGTGCTTCCCTCAAAACTGTTTGAGTATGGCGCACTGGGCAAACCAATTTGGGCTGGCGTGGCTGGTTATGCTGCCGAGTTTGTGAATGAGAATCTTGATAATGCGGCGGTTTTCACGCCTTGTGATGTGGCTGGAGCCATTGAAGCGTTTGAGAACCTTCACATTGCGGATGAGCCAAGGAATGAATTTGTGGCTCAGTTTGCACGTAAGGCCATTATGGATGAGATGGCAAGGGACCTAGTTGCACTCGTGAGTGGAGATAGCAAGGAGCAGTCTACTATGAGTGTGGAGGGTCACCTGTGA
- the wecB gene encoding UDP-N-acetylglucosamine 2-epimerase (non-hydrolyzing): protein MKVLVVFGTRPEAIKMAPLVKALQTDSFFDSRLAVTAQHREMLDQVLDLFALEPDYDLDVMRPGQDLYDVTSKVLLGLRDVLTDFQPDLVLVHGDTATTFAATLAAFYQQIPVGHVEAGLRTGDLCSPWPEEANRQLTGRLARWHFAPTERNQTALLAEGTAIDDVLITGNTVIDALQWVVRKVNETPALQQNIHSALSAAGLEFDLVDQRYVLITGHRRENFGDGFESICQALRALAESNPDVHFVYPVHLNPNVQGPVKRLLDGLSNVHLIEPLAYEPFVYLMQNAYLVLTDSGGVQEEAPGLGKPVLVMRDTTERPEAVDAGTVRLVGTESSMIRDSVQELLDDEAVYERMSRAHNPYGDGKACSRIVEFLKQQ from the coding sequence ATGAAGGTTTTAGTCGTTTTTGGTACTCGCCCTGAAGCCATAAAAATGGCGCCATTAGTAAAGGCGCTGCAGACGGACTCATTTTTTGATTCCAGGTTGGCGGTTACAGCGCAACACCGGGAAATGCTGGACCAAGTCCTTGATTTGTTTGCCTTGGAGCCCGACTACGATCTGGACGTAATGCGCCCTGGCCAAGATCTTTATGATGTAACTAGCAAAGTCCTGCTTGGGCTGAGAGACGTGCTCACGGATTTCCAGCCAGATTTGGTTCTGGTTCATGGTGATACAGCGACTACCTTTGCGGCGACGCTCGCGGCTTTTTACCAGCAGATTCCTGTGGGCCATGTGGAAGCTGGACTGCGCACCGGGGATTTATGTTCCCCTTGGCCGGAAGAGGCAAACCGCCAGTTAACGGGCCGGTTGGCTCGTTGGCATTTTGCGCCAACCGAACGTAATCAAACCGCTTTGCTTGCTGAAGGCACAGCAATAGATGATGTATTGATTACGGGCAATACGGTAATTGATGCGTTGCAATGGGTGGTGCGAAAAGTGAACGAAACTCCCGCGCTTCAGCAAAACATCCACAGTGCTTTGAGTGCGGCCGGACTTGAGTTTGATCTGGTCGATCAACGTTACGTACTGATCACCGGCCACCGTCGAGAAAATTTCGGCGACGGTTTTGAAAGTATCTGTCAGGCGTTGAGAGCGTTGGCCGAATCCAATCCGGATGTTCACTTTGTGTACCCGGTTCACCTGAACCCCAATGTTCAAGGGCCTGTTAAGCGGCTGCTGGATGGGTTGAGCAATGTTCACCTAATTGAGCCTTTGGCCTACGAGCCCTTTGTTTATCTAATGCAAAACGCTTATCTGGTGCTGACAGACAGCGGTGGTGTTCAGGAAGAAGCGCCTGGGCTGGGCAAGCCTGTACTGGTAATGCGTGACACCACCGAGCGCCCGGAAGCGGTCGATGCCGGTACGGTGCGTTTGGTGGGTACAGAAAGCAGTATGATTCGGGATTCTGTCCAGGAGTTGCTGGATGATGAAGCAGTGTATGAACGGATGTCTCGAGCCCACAATCCTTATGGGGATGGTAAGGCCTGTAGTCGTATTGTTGAGTTTTTGAAGCAGCAATGA
- a CDS encoding alginate lyase family protein, with translation MKWRLLFHTVRYLKARQLAYQVYYRVRKPRLKELPVPVLRGELSSWPGEGFLEPSTQDGETFSFLGKTSRFDGNWNNPEFPKLWLYNLHYQDDLNVTGAEQREELCGSLVNSWIAGNPPPHGNGWEPYCLSLRIVNWVKFFSRLASGQVSAEWLNSLAQQADVLEQRLEFHILGNHLFANAKALVFVGCYLGGKQGDRWLHRGIKLLDKEIPEQFLADGAHYERSPMYQGILLWDLADLVALGKASGLHELKQRLGNWRERFEKGLRWLKAMSHPDGKISFFNDATFGIAPAVEDLEHNGTSLGLIASKDDKPPVVRGTLLQPSGYGIVDWPEGHRLLVDVAPVGPDYQPGHAHADTLSCELSLFGQRVLVNSGISQYGEGAERHRQRSTAAHNTVEVDGQNSSEVWAGFRVARRAKPLEVLLGHPSGEVELSGSHDGYKRLPGKVIHQRIWRGRAESLDVTDELLGDFEEAVAHWHFHPDIVVEATAESQFRVVLPEGQVVVFEVVGGVGRLESGVWHPGFGVSKKNLKLVIAFTGRKVTTRVCWSTN, from the coding sequence ATGAAGTGGCGTTTGCTTTTCCATACGGTACGCTACCTCAAGGCGCGGCAACTTGCTTATCAGGTTTACTACCGGGTTCGTAAGCCCCGGTTAAAAGAACTGCCTGTCCCTGTGCTCCGGGGTGAGTTGAGCTCCTGGCCGGGTGAAGGTTTTTTAGAACCCTCCACTCAGGATGGGGAAACGTTTTCCTTTCTCGGGAAAACGAGCCGTTTTGACGGAAACTGGAACAATCCGGAATTCCCTAAGCTCTGGCTATATAATCTCCATTACCAGGATGATTTGAACGTAACGGGTGCGGAACAGAGAGAAGAGCTATGTGGCTCGTTAGTGAATTCCTGGATTGCAGGTAACCCTCCGCCGCACGGAAACGGCTGGGAGCCATATTGCCTTTCTCTTCGCATTGTAAACTGGGTGAAGTTTTTCAGCCGCTTGGCATCGGGTCAAGTAAGTGCAGAGTGGTTAAACTCATTGGCACAGCAGGCTGATGTGCTGGAACAGCGGCTGGAGTTTCACATTCTAGGGAACCATTTGTTCGCTAATGCCAAAGCCCTCGTATTTGTGGGTTGTTATCTGGGTGGAAAGCAGGGTGACCGCTGGCTTCACAGAGGGATAAAACTACTGGACAAGGAAATTCCGGAGCAGTTTTTGGCTGACGGCGCTCATTACGAAAGATCGCCCATGTACCAGGGAATTTTACTTTGGGATTTGGCAGACCTAGTAGCTCTTGGTAAGGCGAGTGGGTTGCATGAGTTAAAGCAGAGGCTTGGTAATTGGCGGGAGCGTTTTGAGAAAGGCTTGAGGTGGCTAAAGGCCATGTCTCACCCGGATGGTAAAATCTCGTTTTTTAACGATGCTACGTTCGGTATTGCACCCGCCGTTGAAGACCTTGAACACAATGGGACATCATTGGGCTTGATTGCATCTAAGGACGATAAGCCTCCGGTGGTTCGAGGGACGCTTTTACAACCCAGTGGCTATGGCATCGTGGACTGGCCCGAAGGCCACCGTTTGCTAGTTGATGTGGCGCCGGTGGGCCCGGATTATCAGCCGGGCCATGCGCATGCAGATACTTTGAGTTGTGAGCTGAGTTTATTTGGCCAGCGCGTGTTGGTTAATTCCGGTATCTCCCAGTATGGAGAAGGCGCGGAGAGGCATCGGCAACGATCGACGGCAGCCCACAACACTGTTGAGGTGGATGGTCAAAACTCTTCGGAGGTCTGGGCCGGGTTTCGGGTAGCGAGGCGAGCTAAACCACTTGAGGTGTTGCTCGGCCACCCGTCGGGCGAGGTTGAGCTCTCGGGGAGCCATGATGGGTATAAGCGGTTGCCCGGTAAGGTGATTCATCAGCGCATCTGGCGTGGCCGGGCAGAAAGTCTGGACGTGACTGATGAATTGCTTGGTGACTTTGAGGAAGCGGTAGCGCATTGGCATTTTCATCCGGACATAGTGGTTGAAGCAACTGCTGAATCCCAGTTCAGAGTAGTGTTGCCGGAAGGGCAGGTAGTCGTTTTTGAGGTTGTCGGGGGAGTTGGTCGTCTTGAAAGCGGAGTTTGGCATCCGGGATTTGGCGTGTCTAAGAAAAACCTGAAGTTAGTGATCGCGTTTACTGGGCGAAAAGTCACCACACGGGTTTGTTGGAGTACTAATTGA
- the cysC gene encoding adenylyl-sulfate kinase produces MTENVVWHHQKVTRADRASIKNQSPCLLWFTGLSGSGKSTIANALDVALFERGYHTFLLDGDNVRHGLNKDLGFSDEDRVENIRRIGEVSKLFTDSGVIVLSAFISPFTSDRRLVRNLFPAGEYIEVFMDTPLETCEERDPKGLYEKARAGKIKHFTGVDSPYEAPERPEVRLDTSQMSVDECVNRLIAYLLERQLIFTPPHAAGV; encoded by the coding sequence ATGACTGAAAATGTTGTCTGGCATCACCAGAAAGTCACCCGGGCGGACCGGGCCTCCATCAAGAACCAGAGCCCCTGCCTGTTGTGGTTTACCGGCCTTAGCGGTTCTGGCAAGTCCACCATCGCCAATGCCCTGGATGTGGCCTTGTTTGAGCGTGGATACCATACCTTTCTGTTGGACGGCGACAACGTTCGCCATGGCCTGAACAAGGATCTTGGGTTTTCCGATGAGGACCGGGTTGAGAATATTCGCCGTATTGGGGAGGTGAGCAAGCTGTTTACCGATTCCGGCGTGATTGTGCTCAGCGCGTTTATTTCCCCCTTCACCAGCGATCGGCGCCTGGTGCGCAATCTGTTCCCGGCGGGGGAGTATATTGAGGTGTTCATGGACACGCCGCTTGAGACCTGTGAAGAGCGGGACCCGAAGGGGCTTTATGAGAAGGCCAGGGCCGGCAAGATCAAGCACTTTACCGGTGTTGATTCGCCCTATGAGGCGCCGGAGCGGCCGGAAGTCCGCCTGGATACCTCTCAGATGTCTGTTGACGAGTGTGTCAACCGTTTGATTGCCTACCTGCTTGAGCGACAACTGATCTTTACCCCGCCTCACGCTGCCGGAGTGTAA
- a CDS encoding nucleoside-diphosphate sugar epimerase/dehydratase, producing MVAAITVVFTIGLFIRLGLYRAVIRYLGDKAFLTIIYGVVASATTLIVLGYLLQVFVPRSVPIIYGALAFLFVSGTRLGVRMIVNHPKQRAKEAVAIVGAGETGMQLASALEQGTEYRPVVFVTFDRGNHKSMINGLPVVSINHIAKHLPKYRAQRILLALDEHSQVDRKKLLKQLEPLSIPVQTVPSMSELVAGQARINDIRDLEIEDLLGRDPVRPDSAVVARSLYQKSVMVTGAGGSIGSELCRQIIRHRPRTLVLFEQSEFSLYAIERELNSINQIEGLEVALHPLLGNVNHRRRCETAMRAFGVETVYHAAAYKHVPLVEHNVIEGVQNNVFGTWHTAEAAIAAGVERFVLISTDKAVRPTNVMGASKRLAELVLQALAQRQQKTIFSMVRFGNVLGSSGSVVPLFRDQIRDGGPVTVTHPDIIRYFMTIPEASQLVLQAGSIGVGGEVFVLDMGEPVKIADLARKMIHLMGLEEKTEDDPAGDIEVVFTGLRPGEKLYEELLIGDDPQGTSHPRIMMAREVSLPWERIEELLSQLQRASQSFDCAAIIEVLKDAKTGYAPNGDLEDLVWCNGHSDVVATDRQDDKVHRLSV from the coding sequence ATGGTTGCAGCGATAACAGTCGTGTTTACGATTGGGCTATTTATCCGCCTTGGACTGTATCGGGCGGTGATTCGCTATCTTGGAGACAAGGCTTTTCTGACGATTATCTATGGTGTTGTGGCGTCTGCCACAACACTGATTGTACTGGGTTATCTGCTTCAGGTGTTTGTGCCGCGTTCCGTGCCCATCATTTATGGTGCCTTGGCCTTCCTGTTCGTGAGCGGTACCCGTCTGGGTGTGCGGATGATAGTTAACCACCCCAAACAGCGTGCAAAGGAGGCCGTGGCCATTGTGGGCGCTGGTGAAACCGGCATGCAACTGGCCTCGGCCCTGGAGCAGGGCACAGAGTACCGGCCGGTGGTTTTTGTGACGTTTGACCGGGGCAACCACAAATCCATGATTAATGGCCTGCCGGTAGTCAGCATCAACCACATTGCCAAGCACCTACCGAAGTACCGTGCGCAGCGAATATTGCTGGCGCTGGATGAACATTCGCAAGTTGATCGCAAGAAGCTGCTGAAACAACTCGAGCCTCTGTCGATTCCGGTTCAGACCGTCCCCTCCATGTCGGAGCTGGTAGCCGGCCAGGCACGGATTAACGACATCCGGGATCTTGAAATTGAAGACCTGCTGGGGCGGGACCCGGTTCGGCCGGATTCTGCGGTTGTTGCCAGGAGTCTCTACCAGAAGTCCGTGATGGTGACCGGCGCCGGCGGTTCGATTGGCTCTGAATTGTGTCGCCAGATCATTCGCCATCGCCCACGTACGCTGGTGCTGTTTGAGCAGTCCGAGTTTTCCCTGTACGCCATTGAGCGGGAGCTGAACTCCATTAACCAGATTGAAGGGCTCGAAGTAGCGCTGCATCCTCTGCTTGGCAATGTGAACCATCGTCGCCGTTGCGAGACCGCTATGCGGGCTTTTGGTGTTGAGACGGTTTACCACGCTGCTGCTTACAAGCATGTTCCGTTGGTGGAGCACAATGTGATTGAGGGTGTGCAGAATAACGTGTTTGGCACATGGCACACGGCAGAGGCAGCCATTGCTGCCGGTGTCGAGCGTTTTGTGCTGATTTCAACGGACAAGGCCGTTCGCCCCACCAACGTGATGGGGGCCAGCAAGCGATTGGCGGAACTGGTTCTGCAGGCGTTGGCGCAGCGGCAGCAGAAGACCATTTTTTCCATGGTGCGCTTTGGTAACGTGCTGGGTTCTTCCGGCTCGGTAGTGCCCCTGTTCCGGGACCAGATTCGCGATGGCGGCCCGGTTACTGTTACCCACCCTGATATTATCCGTTACTTCATGACCATTCCCGAAGCCAGCCAACTGGTGCTGCAGGCGGGCAGTATTGGCGTGGGTGGTGAGGTGTTTGTGCTGGATATGGGAGAGCCGGTAAAGATTGCCGACTTGGCCCGGAAGATGATTCATCTGATGGGGCTGGAAGAGAAAACCGAGGACGATCCCGCCGGTGATATCGAAGTGGTCTTCACGGGCCTGCGCCCGGGGGAGAAGCTGTACGAAGAGCTGCTGATTGGTGACGACCCACAGGGTACTTCGCACCCCCGCATTATGATGGCGCGGGAGGTGTCTCTGCCCTGGGAGCGTATTGAGGAGTTGCTCAGCCAGCTACAGCGCGCCAGCCAATCCTTCGATTGCGCGGCGATTATCGAGGTTCTTAAAGACGCCAAGACGGGCTACGCGCCCAATGGCGATCTGGAAGATCTGGTTTGGTGCAATGGGCATTCCGATGTAGTGGCGACAGATCGCCAGGATGACAAAGTGCACCGGTTGTCGGTGTAG
- a CDS encoding SDR family oxidoreductase yields MNILLTGASGFLGEPLSECLDRDSRFVLTRAVRRKESLKNSRDVLIDGLHAGTDWATALNGQDVVVQAAARVHIMKDEVSEPVAEYRKVNVDGTLNLARQAVAAGVRRFVFISSIKVNGEDTPLNSPFTPGDKPAPEDAYGFSKMEAEQGLWDIARDTGMEVVIIRPPLVYGPGVKGNFARMIKLVEKGLLLPLGAIHNKRSLVALDNLVDLIVSCIDHPAAANQIFLAGDGQDLSTTQLLRGIGKAMGKPARLIPVPAGMLMFGAALLGKKGVAQRVLGSLQVDISKARNLLGWEPPISVEEGLRRCFDSENTL; encoded by the coding sequence GTGAACATTTTACTGACTGGGGCAAGTGGTTTTCTTGGCGAGCCCCTTTCGGAGTGTCTGGATCGCGACTCCCGCTTCGTATTGACCAGGGCCGTTAGGCGAAAAGAGTCATTAAAAAATAGTCGTGATGTCTTGATTGATGGTTTACATGCCGGTACTGATTGGGCGACGGCGCTCAACGGGCAGGACGTTGTTGTACAGGCGGCTGCCCGCGTCCATATCATGAAAGATGAAGTGTCCGAGCCGGTGGCTGAATACCGTAAGGTAAATGTTGACGGCACCTTGAACCTCGCTCGCCAGGCAGTTGCAGCTGGCGTTCGTCGGTTTGTTTTCATTAGCTCTATTAAGGTTAATGGCGAAGACACTCCGTTAAACAGTCCTTTCACCCCTGGCGATAAACCCGCGCCGGAAGACGCCTATGGTTTTTCCAAAATGGAAGCCGAGCAGGGTTTGTGGGACATCGCCCGTGACACCGGCATGGAAGTGGTAATTATTCGCCCTCCGTTAGTGTATGGGCCGGGTGTAAAAGGCAACTTCGCCAGAATGATCAAGCTGGTGGAGAAAGGATTGCTGTTGCCTTTAGGCGCTATTCATAACAAGCGCTCTCTAGTGGCGCTGGACAATCTCGTTGATTTGATTGTCAGTTGTATTGACCACCCGGCCGCCGCTAACCAGATATTCCTGGCTGGCGACGGTCAAGACCTCTCAACCACGCAGTTGTTGCGGGGTATAGGTAAAGCCATGGGTAAGCCTGCCCGTTTAATTCCCGTGCCTGCGGGCATGTTGATGTTCGGGGCGGCACTGTTGGGCAAAAAAGGCGTTGCTCAGCGTGTGTTGGGCTCATTGCAGGTTGATATTTCCAAGGCACGTAATTTATTGGGGTGGGAGCCACCGATTTCCGTTGAGGAAGGGCTTCGCCGCTGTTTTGATTCGGAGAATACGCTTTGA
- a CDS encoding sugar transferase, with protein sequence MIRFFDFFFSLFGLLFGFPVLLILSVIGFFDTGSPVFRQERVGRNKKPFTLVKFRTMKTDTASVASHLASASAITPFGHFLRRTKLDELPQLWNVLKGEMSLVGPRPCLFNQEELIAEREQRGVLAARPGITGLAQVNNIDMSTPVLLAEADQKMLKNLTAGAYFRYIFMTVAGKGAGDRVPGKD encoded by the coding sequence TTGATTCGTTTTTTTGATTTTTTCTTTTCCCTGTTCGGGTTGTTGTTCGGTTTTCCGGTGTTGTTAATTCTCTCGGTGATTGGTTTTTTTGACACCGGCTCCCCTGTATTTCGTCAGGAGCGGGTAGGGCGCAATAAAAAGCCATTCACCCTGGTGAAGTTTCGTACCATGAAAACAGATACCGCCTCTGTAGCCAGCCACCTGGCCAGTGCCAGTGCGATTACACCTTTCGGGCACTTCCTTCGACGCACTAAGCTGGATGAGCTGCCCCAATTGTGGAATGTGCTGAAAGGCGAAATGAGCCTGGTGGGGCCACGGCCATGCTTGTTTAACCAGGAAGAGTTGATTGCCGAGCGTGAACAACGGGGTGTATTGGCGGCTCGGCCTGGCATTACTGGGTTGGCGCAGGTGAATAATATTGATATGTCTACGCCCGTGTTGTTGGCAGAGGCGGACCAGAAGATGTTGAAGAACCTGACAGCGGGCGCTTACTTTAGATACATTTTTATGACGGTTGCTGGTAAAGGGGCTGGGGACAGGGTGCCTGGTAAAGATTAA